atgAATGCTTTTTGTCATGGTTCTGCCATCAATTTAAATCAGTTTCTCACTCAGACGTGACGATCATTTGCGACCAGCCTTcacaaaaatggattggacagctaacaaactattttttctttctttgataTGGATGCACACACCGACCAATGCGATTAAGACAGTGTCATACTGATCTATTATATcctttcatttacattttagtACGTAGACAATTTAGTATTAAATAAGTAGAATCGGCACGGTATTGGCATCGGCCGATACCACACAAATCAATGTTTTGCTGATTTTAATATTAATGTGGCATAAAGAACGTAGAATAACCTTGTTTTGAATTGTGCTATAGTAAAGAATTTGGCGTTTTCCCATGTCTTATATAACCTTTTAAATTCAGGGAAGTTGGAGATTGTTTGCCTGGGCATGCCTCAATTCTTATCTTATTTTTACGGGAAATGTGGGGAAGCCCTTACTCACCAGCGGTTCTTTTCTGTGTATAAATGGAAGGAATTCCGACGATCGAATCACTGATGACGAGATGCTGCCGACTCCCCTCGCTTGTCTCCTCGTCCCGCTGCTCACCTCCGGTGGCCCCGGTTATCCGACAGCCGCTGCCCGGCGAGCTCCAGCGGCAACCGGCCGTGGAAACTTCCACTACGGGGGTACCATGAACTGTACGTGGCTCTCCCAGGAACTCCCCGGCGAACGAGTCCGAGTCTCGGTCAAGTGCGAGGACCCTGTAGCGCGCATTCACGGCGGCGTGACCGACCGAGAGTGCGCCTACGAGGGCTTGCCGAGTCGCTGCCCGGCATCCCACGCCGACCCCCGGGGCTTCTGGCGGTAGGTGTCCCGCTCCTTCCGGCGGCTCGGAGGAGGCGTGTGCTCGGACCGAAAGGCGCTGGTGAGCGCGCGGGCGTGCAAGGGAGCGCCCAGACAGTCCCACTTTAAGCTGGACATCGATACCTCCAGGGTGTCCGCGCAGTCCGGAGGCGAGGGGAGGCCGGTGGAGCGTCGACCGTCGGCGGCGTGGAGGCACGCCAGAAGGCTATGGAGCGCTGCGGCAACTTCTGGGGCAGCTTGTGCACTTTATTCCTGTCCATGCTGCAAACTGACTGTTAAATTTCATCTATTTTCTAAGATACATATGACTCTACCGTACTTGATAAAATAATGGACTTTGAATAAACGACTTATCACCACGAGGTTCTTGTGTTTCCACCCCATTCATTTGTGTTCCGCTCACAATTGTCGCAGAGCTGTGACGTTGTCACTCCTTCACCTTGACGCTCAAATATGCCATCACATAttataattttgtattaaaccCGTTTAAAGCCTTCGTACAAGCTCACTGAGGTGTATgtattaattcaaaaaaataataaaatatgcaTACTATACGTATTTAAagtcttgtttttgtatttgttcttaCATTCGCTGCGTAAACTAAATtgaaattaacatttaaaagtgTGTCAACGTCCAATCATTTCAAGCAGGATGAATAGCAGAtgctaatattaaaaaaaaatgacgtgaGAGATAAGCTAGTAGTTTGGGGGCGGGATTTGAATGTCAATGTACTATTGACTTTGATGGGAATGTTGCCCATCCTGGCCGCCATTTTGGTAGGGTCAAGAATGCCTTTTTCATGAATGTGTCATCAATTTAAAATCAATGCATGGTCATCACTCCCATATCAAAATGGATCAGACGTCAAGGcttgtcaatggaagccaatgttGTCAGTTTTAAAATACTTGACCTAAgtgtgtacttaaaaaaaacaataacagctTGTTTGCAGGTAAGACAGGTCACCTCTGTTTTCATCTGAATAGCAAGCAGGGCGTGTAGGACTTAACGACTTCCTGTCTGGCGGGAGGCAGCGTTGTCGACGGGTTGTCGGGGAACAAGGGGGTCTTTGAACGCCACGCGATCAGTGCGgtttgaaagaaaaagaaagcaaactcCAGACAAGCTGTAGGGAAAGTCAACACTCCAGCTTTTATTTTCCTTCCATCTTCTCACCTGAAAGGACGGTAGAAATGTTCAAAATTATTCTtagtttaacaaaaataaatcttccatcatttttttttcaatattaaaaaTACTACCCCGTGGATTCTTTCTAGGAACAAGTTGTATTTACCTAGGCACATTCCTTTGTTATTTTGCCAGCATTTAGTTAACCAGGTGtgttctgcctagcaacaatgTGCTTTTTCCATGTTGACCCTTGTGAATTTGACGTAGCAAGAATGCACAATTTTGTCATCTTTTTAGTTAACTTGATCTAGCAACTAGgcgcatttcatttttttgtaattttttccgGTGTTGAACCCAATGAATTCTGCCCAACAACAAGGAGACTTTTCTTGTTAAAACTTTTAGCTGTGAAATCCGCCCGGCAACAAGGTGCATCCTCGTTGGGTACTTTTTGGGCACCAACGAATTCCGCCTAACAACATGGAGCACTTTTGTGTCCTTTCTTTGAATTCTGCCAAATAAGTCGCATATTCGTGTTGACCCTTGTGAATTCTGCCTAGCGACAAGCTGCTTTTCtttcctcgtttttttttttgcgcgacTTACCCGCATCATGGTCATCAATTCTTGAACCAGCCGATGACGTACGCGCAGATGCCGCGTAAGCTCTTCCAGCAGTACTCGTCGGCCATGCGGGAAGCCTTGGAGTCGGGCGCCTCCGTCGGAGGCCGCGCGGTGGCCGACCTGGCCGGCTTGGGGGTGGTCTTCTTGGCCGGAACGGGGGCGGGGACGGCCCTGCCCGGCTGCGCCTTGCCGCCGGCTTTCTGCGGCTTCTGCGTGGCGGCGGGCGCCGTTTTGGCCGgcttggcggcccggggccaggCGGACAGGAAGCTCATCTGGACCTCGTCGGGGTGCTTCTTACACATGGGCGGCCGGTAGAGTTTGGCGCCCTGGCAGGCGTGGGGGAGCTTGCGCAGCTCCCACATCATCTGCGTGAAGTAGTGGCGCGGGTTGAGGTTGTACGCCCGGCACGTGTTGGGTTTACCCTGGAAGTCGCAGTAGTAGGAGCGCGACGCCGGGCCCTTGCAGGACACGCGCAGACGCGTGTAGTCGGAGGCCCCCGACACCACCATGGTGCAGGCGTCCTTGCTCTTGGTGGCGAAGCGGATGGGCTCGTCCCAGACGCCGCGACGCTGAGGGTGCGGCTTGTCGCCGTCGTTGTTGTCGCTCTGGGCCACGGCCGCGCACGCGCTCGCCGCCAGCAGGACCAGCACGCTTCCGACCTTCATGTTTGCGGAGGTCGGGCAGGTCGGCGTGGATGGCTTATAAGTGGGGGAGCACAAAGGTGTCTTTCTTCGGGTGAGGGGACGCCCCCAACTGCCAGCCACACGCAAGATGGAGGGGAAGAGGGCGGGGAGTCGGGGTACAACGTGTACTTGAGGAAGCATGCGGGCAAAATGCTCAActggccaattcttttaacactttttttaagGACTGGTTTTGCTCGTTGGCTGATGGAAAATGGCAAAAAACTGATTATCATTATTTTCTCATCTTTGAATTGCTACCGAGTCAATAACTAATCATGGAAGCCCCATTTTAAAGTTAAGGTGACTTGACCACATGTCAAAATGTTGCTTGCTAGCATAATAATATCTCGGTTGAAAGTAGtttgaaaaagtcaaataaagttAGCCCGCTAGCCGTCTTGGTTTCTCGAATGAATTCCTTCCTTCATGGCTACTTTTTTTTTGGCGTTGAGCTGAAATGAGGACGGCGAGTAAACAAACGTCTATAAATGTACGGCGTGGCGAGGCGGTCCCGACGGGACTCCGGCATAACACTTTGAGGAGGACGGCGGCCCGAAGGGAACACAGGACGTCTTTCAACGCACGCAAAGCGGAAGCGAGGCGGCGGTGTTTAGTCTGTCGGAGCGTCCATCGAGAGAAAAAAACGGGGAAGGGGATTGGCCATCAAAAAAAACTTGATGTGTGCCGCATTggacaaaatggccgccattgaGACGGGTGAAAAGACGGGAATTGACCCTTTGATTCGTCGGCATGTCATAAATTGCACGTCAATACATCAAAATCAATGGGActgttgcccctaccaacatggccgccatgAGACCATGTTGTCAATTGAAATAGGTTTATCACCCATAGTCGTCAACATGGGCAGCCCTATTAGTGGGGGCAACATTCTGTTGACATAAAAAAGTCAAAACTAGCTCATTTTGCTACCAATTTTTTAAACGATTAGCATCCGCTGTTTACTCATTGAGTGCCGTTGACTCTGCTAGATATTTGTTTTCCTAAATCAGTGGCCAAACAACGTGCAAGTGTGTCGAGGGCACTCAAATCTAcggataaaaaagaaaaaaaagtcctaaCAAATGTCAGCTTTGTGTAGGCGGCTGCGTTTGCGGATAACACAAGCGCTCAGTCAGTCACATGGATTAATATTAGCCACCGGGCCaaagcacgcacacacaaaacctCAATCATTCATAGTTTGTGGC
The Stigmatopora argus isolate UIUO_Sarg chromosome 7, RoL_Sarg_1.0, whole genome shotgun sequence DNA segment above includes these coding regions:
- the fgfbp2b gene encoding fibroblast growth factor-binding protein 2b isoform X1 codes for the protein MLPQVHVVPRLPALFPSILRVAGSWGRPLTRRKTPLCSPTYKPSTPTCPTSANMKVGSVLVLLAASACAAVAQSDNNDGDKPHPQRRGVWDEPIRFATKSKDACTMVVSGASDYTRLRVSCKGPASRSYYCDFQGKPNTCRAYNLNPRHYFTQMMWELRKLPHACQGAKLYRPPMCKKHPDEVQMSFLSAWPRAAKPAKTAPAATQKPQKAGGKAQPGRAVPAPVPAKKTTPKPARSATARPPTEAPDSKASRMADEYCWKSLRGICAYVIGWFKN
- the fgfbp2b gene encoding fibroblast growth factor-binding protein 2b isoform X2; protein product: MKVGSVLVLLAASACAAVAQSDNNDGDKPHPQRRGVWDEPIRFATKSKDACTMVVSGASDYTRLRVSCKGPASRSYYCDFQGKPNTCRAYNLNPRHYFTQMMWELRKLPHACQGAKLYRPPMCKKHPDEVQMSFLSAWPRAAKPAKTAPAATQKPQKAGGKAQPGRAVPAPVPAKKTTPKPARSATARPPTEAPDSKASRMADEYCWKSLRGICAYVIGWFKN
- the fgfbp1b gene encoding LOW QUALITY PROTEIN: fibroblast growth factor-binding protein 1 (The sequence of the model RefSeq protein was modified relative to this genomic sequence to represent the inferred CDS: inserted 1 base in 1 codon; substituted 1 base at 1 genomic stop codon), translated to MLPTPLACLLVPLLTSGGPGYPTAAARRAPAATGRGNFHYGGTMNCTWLSQELPGERVRVSVKCEDPVARIHGGVTDRECAYEGLPSRCPASHADPRGFWRXVSRSFRRLGGGVCSDRKALVSARACKGAPRQSHFKLDIDTSRVSAQSGGEGRPVERRPSAAXEARQKAMERCGNFWGSLCTLFLSMLQTDC